TTAATAATGCCAACCTCCTGTATAATCTCCATCGGCGAAAGTGTTTTACGCCTTACCTTATTATCATAGCTGAAACCACAGTAGGTACAAATATTTTTGCACTCGTTTGAAAGGTAAAGCGGCAGGTACATTTGTATTACTTTACCAAAACGCTTCAGCGTTAATTGCTGGCTGATAGCGGCCATTTGCTCCAGGTATGGCGCCGCCGCAGGAGATACCAGGGCTTTAAAATCTTCCAGGGTCCTGTTTTCAACAGCTAAGGCCCACTCTACGTCGGCACTTGTTTTAGCGTAGATACTTGATTTGGTTTCGTCCCAGTTGTAGGTTTCGAAAATATCTTTAAAGCTATTCATCTAAAAACGAAGTTAGTGGGCTGCTTGCAGCAGCGTAAGGTAAAGGCAGTGCCAATTTGGCTTCATACGCCATGCGGCCGGCAATTACAGCCATTTTAAATGCTTCTGCCATTTGTACGGGATTGCCTGAAACTGCTATGGCTGTATTCACCAATACGGCATCGGCACCTATTTCCATCGCCCAGGCTGCATCGGATGGTGAGCCGATACCCGCATCCACAATTACGGGCACATTGCTCTGGCTGATGATGATCTCTAAAAAATCTATAGTTTTCAACCCCTTATTGCTGCCGATAGGCGAACCCAAAGGCATTACTGCCGAGGTACCTGCATCTTCCAATCGCTTGCATAGCACCGGGTCGGCATGAATATATGGTAAAACAATAAATCCCAATTTAGCCAGTTCTTCAGTTGCTTTTAAGGTTTCAATGGGATCGGGCATCAGATATTTAGGATCGGGATGGATTTCCAGTTTGATCCAGTTGGTTTCCAATGCCTCTCTTGCCAGTTGAGCAGCAAAAACGGCTTCCCTGGCATTACGCACTCCCGATGTATTGGGTAAAAGATTAATATGCGGGTATTTGAGGCGGATCAGCAGATCATCCTGATCATTGTTTTTGATATCAACGCGTTTTAAGGCAACCGTTACGAGTTCTGAGCCAGAAGCAAGCAGGGCATCTTCCATCAAAATGGAGGAACTAAACTTGCCGGTACCAGTAAACAAACGGGAGTTAAAGGTTTTATCGGCTATTTTTAACATGATCTTTTAGATTAAATAAGTTCATTTATTGACGGGGTATT
The genomic region above belongs to Mucilaginibacter sp. KACC 22773 and contains:
- a CDS encoding thiazole synthase, which encodes MLKIADKTFNSRLFTGTGKFSSSILMEDALLASGSELVTVALKRVDIKNNDQDDLLIRLKYPHINLLPNTSGVRNAREAVFAAQLAREALETNWIKLEIHPDPKYLMPDPIETLKATEELAKLGFIVLPYIHADPVLCKRLEDAGTSAVMPLGSPIGSNKGLKTIDFLEIIISQSNVPVIVDAGIGSPSDAAWAMEIGADAVLVNTAIAVSGNPVQMAEAFKMAVIAGRMAYEAKLALPLPYAAASSPLTSFLDE